The following proteins are co-located in the Mycolicibacterium goodii genome:
- a CDS encoding ABC transporter ATP-binding protein, translating into MAEVEFRDVTRRYPGGVHALKGLNLTVADGEFLILVGPSGCGKSTALRMLAGLDKPTSGEIRIGGSVVNDLSPGQRDIAMVFQNYALYPHMSVYRNLAYGLRQRRTPRAEIDRRVRETAELLQITDFLDRKPGQLSGGQRQRVAMGRALVREPQVFLLDEPLSNLDAKLRNQVRGDLKRLHRAVPVTSIYVTHDQVEAMTLGDRLCVMSEGEVQQTGTTDDIYNRPANTFVAAFMGSPPMNLMPGVVRSGVLHIGGEPVTPVSCPEGPVTVGARPEHMQLSPARVEGAGGLVPARVDFVEPLGSHSLVTALIDNAANGASVETRVIVQAPADTDLPSGAIIGLTLPPQRTYFFDAETGEALAVSGLGRERISL; encoded by the coding sequence TTGGCGGAGGTAGAGTTTCGCGATGTCACGCGCCGGTACCCGGGTGGGGTGCACGCGCTCAAAGGCCTCAACCTCACGGTGGCCGACGGTGAGTTCCTGATCCTGGTGGGGCCGTCGGGTTGCGGGAAGAGCACCGCGCTGCGGATGCTGGCGGGCCTGGACAAACCGACGTCGGGTGAGATCCGGATCGGCGGCAGCGTCGTCAACGATCTGTCACCCGGGCAGCGTGACATCGCGATGGTGTTCCAGAACTACGCGCTGTATCCGCACATGTCGGTGTACCGCAACCTGGCCTACGGGCTGCGGCAGCGGCGGACGCCGCGGGCCGAGATCGACCGCCGTGTGCGCGAAACCGCCGAACTGCTACAGATCACCGACTTTCTCGATCGCAAACCGGGCCAGCTCTCCGGCGGGCAACGCCAGCGCGTCGCCATGGGGCGTGCGCTGGTGCGCGAGCCGCAGGTGTTCCTGCTCGACGAACCGCTGTCGAACCTGGACGCCAAACTGCGCAACCAGGTGCGCGGCGATCTCAAGCGGTTGCACCGGGCGGTTCCGGTGACGTCCATCTATGTCACCCACGATCAGGTGGAAGCGATGACCCTGGGGGACCGGTTGTGCGTGATGTCCGAGGGTGAGGTGCAGCAGACCGGCACCACCGATGACATCTACAACCGGCCCGCCAACACGTTCGTCGCGGCGTTCATGGGTAGTCCGCCGATGAACCTGATGCCGGGCGTCGTGCGGTCCGGCGTTCTGCACATCGGTGGTGAGCCGGTCACGCCGGTGTCGTGTCCGGAGGGCCCGGTGACCGTCGGTGCCCGTCCCGAGCACATGCAACTGAGCCCGGCCCGGGTCGAGGGCGCTGGGGGACTGGTGCCCGCGCGTGTCGATTTCGTGGAACCGCTCGGTAGCCACAGCCTGGTGACGGCTCTCATCGACAATGCCGCCAATGGTGCTTCCGTGGAGACGCGGGTCATCGTGCAGGCGCCCGCGGATACGGACCTGCCGTCCGGCGCGATCATCGGCCTGACGCTGCCGCCGCAGCGAACCTATTTCTTCGACGCCGAGACGGGAGAAGCGTTGGCGGTCAGCGGTCTGGGACGGGAGCGCATATCGCTGTGA
- a CDS encoding SDR family oxidoreductase codes for MQQDTTARVALITGASRGIGAEVAQQLAASGTHVVVNYRANAERAEGIADTIRAAGGQASTIRADITDEASTIAMIDDIGRRFGRIDALVLTALGGARMGLDPRHAMRLNRDAQRRLARLALPFMPAGGHIVFVTSHQAHFFPHKAVPKGYGPIAASKRAGETALYAMRHEFDRHGVHFTVVSGRMIDEVAIADLWQRHEPEAEFASAVVHAATAAKPSGIVYVGRADYLMTA; via the coding sequence ATGCAGCAGGACACCACCGCGCGGGTCGCCCTGATAACCGGAGCCTCGCGGGGCATCGGCGCCGAAGTCGCACAACAGCTCGCTGCCTCCGGTACCCATGTCGTCGTCAACTACCGCGCGAACGCCGAGCGCGCCGAAGGCATCGCCGACACCATCCGCGCCGCGGGCGGCCAAGCGTCGACGATCCGCGCCGACATCACCGACGAGGCGTCGACCATCGCGATGATCGACGACATCGGCCGCCGGTTCGGCCGGATCGACGCCCTGGTCCTCACCGCGCTCGGCGGTGCCCGGATGGGTCTGGACCCGAGGCATGCCATGCGTCTGAACCGCGACGCGCAGCGCCGCCTGGCCCGGCTGGCCCTGCCGTTCATGCCCGCCGGTGGCCACATCGTGTTCGTCACGAGCCATCAGGCCCACTTCTTCCCGCACAAGGCGGTGCCCAAGGGGTACGGCCCGATCGCGGCGAGCAAGCGCGCCGGCGAGACCGCACTGTACGCCATGCGCCACGAATTCGACCGCCACGGCGTGCATTTCACCGTGGTGTCGGGCCGGATGATCGACGAGGTGGCGATCGCCGACCTATGGCAGCGCCACGAGCCCGAAGCCGAGTTCGCCTCGGCGGTCGTGCACGCGGCGACGGCGGCGAAGCCGTCGGGCATCGTCTACGTGGGACGTGCCGATTATCTGATGACGGCCTGA
- a CDS encoding serine/threonine-protein kinase — protein sequence MVRNDPLPTQRDLPAGIPAELVAAGFEDPDEIGRGGFGVVYRCVQRALDRTVAVKVLTTDLEPDNLERFMREQVAMGKLSGHPNIVNIFQVGTIASGRPYIVMQYHPHGSLSAKIQAAGPIGWRGALRIGVKVAGALETAHRRDTLHRDVKPANILLTEYGEPQLTDFGIARIAGGFETAEGAIMGSPAYTAPEVLLGESPTVASDVYSLASTVFTASTGHAVFERGKGEQMVAQFLRITKHPVPNLRDADLPGDLSAVIEQAMSRTVSDRPESAQALGEQLRELQRRHGLPVDDMPIPISPPAARPAPSASLTPSSGYPVRTLTPPAPATRFQLPSSSKPLVERARLINVLRAQRDKKLTVIHGPTGFGKSTLAVQWAKQLAADGVAVAWLTVDHDDNNVVWFLSHLIEAIRSVIPALASDLGDVLEEHGDDAERYVLTSLINDIHSSGRRMTLVIDDWHRVTDPATIGAMRYLLDNIASGLTVVITSRTQSGLPMSRMRVQDEIVEIDATALRFDVTESERFLVDLAGLDLDQADVEELTAKTDGWVAALQLASITLRGGDDPLQLIETMTGRHHVISEFLAENVVETLEPSTLDFLLATSVPERICGGLASALTDVPDGQTILEKIEERDLFLRRIDDQWFRYHQLFRDFLLHRLRRERVRDLHRRACRWYAEQHLVREAVDHALAAGDEDQAVRLVENDGVYLVAAGQMATLIGLTAKLPQDKVRSNPRLQLALAWANIVLHRVSAAAEALSRVEDTVTGAGLSDDEIADIRAEADVVRAVANLRADRLSGIDEHIAACLRRRDRMPPFSVATAASVATFAAAYRFDLDEVERIQTWAAPYYERSGDAFSIVNGLCFTGIAHHLMLNNSVAEATLRRALRIAKRSGGIHSYAGRLASSLLGEIIYEKGDLAEAERLLDEGYKLGPEGGSVDFKIARYVISARIKALQGDRLGAAQRLDEATRVAHSLSLNRLRALAEHERIRLGLPPHPEFGPMPVVSYDARREPVDAMDAIALQFEEASAIRRLMAQDDPAERDLACRWAREWVDRLSALNRPQALLRARRLLGACLAADGRTAEAKAMVASVAAQCAQLRMLRYLVDGGPQVVATLVELRADQEADRWSAEWPEVPADFLRDAINSVAPQRY from the coding sequence ATGGTCCGCAACGACCCGTTGCCCACGCAGCGGGACCTGCCCGCCGGAATCCCGGCGGAACTCGTGGCGGCCGGTTTCGAGGACCCCGACGAAATCGGGCGCGGCGGCTTCGGGGTGGTGTACCGCTGCGTCCAGCGTGCGCTCGACCGCACTGTCGCGGTCAAGGTACTGACCACCGACCTCGAACCCGACAACCTCGAACGGTTCATGCGCGAACAGGTCGCGATGGGCAAGCTGTCCGGACATCCGAACATCGTCAACATCTTTCAGGTCGGCACGATCGCGAGCGGCCGACCGTACATCGTGATGCAGTATCACCCGCACGGCTCGCTGAGCGCGAAGATCCAGGCGGCCGGACCGATCGGGTGGCGCGGGGCGCTGCGCATCGGGGTGAAGGTGGCAGGCGCGCTGGAGACGGCGCACCGTCGCGACACCCTGCACCGCGACGTCAAACCGGCCAACATCCTACTGACCGAATACGGTGAACCGCAGCTCACCGATTTCGGGATCGCGCGGATCGCCGGTGGTTTCGAGACGGCCGAGGGCGCCATCATGGGCTCGCCCGCCTACACCGCGCCGGAGGTGCTGCTCGGCGAATCACCCACCGTCGCTTCCGATGTGTACAGCCTGGCCTCGACGGTGTTCACGGCGAGCACCGGACATGCGGTGTTCGAGCGCGGCAAGGGCGAGCAGATGGTGGCGCAGTTCCTGCGCATCACCAAACATCCCGTCCCCAACCTGCGGGACGCGGACCTTCCCGGCGACTTGAGCGCCGTGATCGAACAGGCCATGTCGCGCACGGTCTCGGACCGGCCGGAGAGCGCACAGGCCCTCGGCGAACAACTGCGGGAGCTGCAGCGCCGGCACGGATTACCGGTCGACGACATGCCCATTCCGATCTCGCCCCCGGCGGCCAGGCCGGCGCCGAGCGCCTCCCTCACTCCGTCGAGCGGGTATCCGGTGCGCACGCTGACCCCGCCCGCGCCTGCCACGCGCTTCCAACTGCCGTCGTCGTCGAAACCGCTGGTCGAACGTGCCCGGCTGATCAACGTGCTGCGGGCGCAACGGGACAAGAAGCTCACCGTGATCCACGGGCCGACGGGATTCGGCAAGAGCACCCTGGCCGTGCAGTGGGCCAAACAGTTGGCCGCCGACGGCGTCGCGGTCGCCTGGCTGACCGTCGACCACGACGACAACAATGTGGTGTGGTTCCTGTCCCATCTGATCGAGGCGATCCGCTCGGTGATCCCCGCGCTGGCCTCCGACCTGGGTGACGTCCTCGAGGAACACGGCGACGACGCGGAACGTTACGTCCTGACCTCGCTGATCAACGACATCCATTCCAGCGGGCGGCGGATGACGCTGGTGATCGACGACTGGCATCGGGTCACCGACCCCGCGACCATCGGCGCGATGCGTTACCTTCTCGACAACATCGCCTCGGGGCTCACGGTGGTGATCACCAGCCGCACGCAGAGCGGGCTGCCGATGAGCCGGATGCGGGTGCAGGACGAGATCGTCGAGATCGATGCCACCGCACTGCGTTTCGATGTCACCGAGTCGGAGCGTTTCCTGGTGGACCTCGCCGGGCTGGACCTCGACCAGGCCGACGTCGAGGAGCTCACGGCAAAGACCGACGGTTGGGTGGCCGCGCTGCAACTGGCGTCGATCACGCTGCGCGGCGGTGACGATCCGTTGCAGCTCATCGAGACGATGACCGGCCGCCACCACGTCATCAGCGAGTTCCTGGCCGAGAACGTGGTCGAGACCCTGGAACCGTCGACGCTCGATTTCCTGCTCGCCACCTCGGTGCCCGAACGCATCTGCGGCGGACTGGCATCGGCGCTGACCGACGTGCCCGACGGTCAGACGATCCTCGAAAAGATCGAGGAGCGTGACCTTTTCCTGCGCCGCATCGACGACCAGTGGTTCCGCTACCACCAGTTGTTCCGGGATTTCCTGCTCCACCGGCTGAGGCGGGAGCGGGTCCGCGATCTGCACCGACGCGCGTGCCGGTGGTACGCCGAGCAGCACCTGGTGCGCGAGGCCGTCGACCATGCGCTCGCGGCCGGCGACGAAGACCAAGCCGTGCGGCTCGTCGAGAACGACGGTGTGTACCTCGTCGCGGCCGGGCAGATGGCCACGCTGATCGGGCTCACCGCCAAACTGCCGCAGGACAAGGTGCGGTCCAATCCACGCCTGCAGCTCGCGCTGGCCTGGGCCAACATCGTGCTGCACCGGGTGTCGGCCGCGGCCGAAGCGCTGTCGCGCGTCGAGGACACGGTGACCGGCGCCGGACTGTCCGACGACGAGATCGCCGATATCCGCGCCGAAGCCGACGTGGTGCGCGCCGTCGCGAATCTGCGGGCGGACCGGTTGAGTGGCATCGACGAACACATCGCCGCGTGCCTGCGGCGGCGCGACCGCATGCCCCCGTTCTCGGTCGCGACCGCGGCGTCCGTGGCGACCTTCGCGGCGGCGTACCGGTTCGACCTCGACGAGGTCGAACGGATCCAGACGTGGGCGGCGCCGTACTACGAACGCAGCGGCGACGCGTTCAGCATCGTCAACGGCCTGTGTTTCACCGGCATCGCGCACCACCTCATGCTCAACAACTCGGTGGCCGAGGCGACCCTGCGGCGGGCGCTGCGGATCGCGAAGAGATCCGGCGGCATCCACTCGTACGCGGGGCGCCTGGCCAGTTCACTCCTCGGTGAGATCATCTACGAGAAGGGCGATCTCGCCGAGGCCGAACGCCTGCTCGACGAGGGATACAAGCTCGGCCCGGAAGGCGGCTCCGTCGACTTCAAGATCGCCAGATATGTGATCAGTGCCCGGATCAAGGCCCTACAAGGTGATCGCCTCGGCGCCGCCCAGCGGCTCGACGAGGCCACCCGCGTCGCGCACAGCCTGTCGCTGAACCGCCTGCGCGCACTCGCCGAGCACGAACGGATCCGGCTGGGCCTTCCGCCCCACCCGGAGTTCGGGCCCATGCCGGTGGTGTCCTACGACGCGCGACGCGAACCCGTCGACGCCATGGACGCGATCGCGCTGCAGTTCGAGGAGGCATCGGCGATCCGGCGGCTCATGGCGCAGGATGATCCCGCCGAACGGGATCTCGCGTGCCGCTGGGCCCGCGAATGGGTGGACCGGCTCTCGGCGCTCAACCGGCCGCAGGCGCTGCTGCGGGCCCGGCGGCTGCTGGGGGCCTGCCTGGCCGCCGACGGCCGCACGGCCGAGGCCAAGGCCATGGTGGCGTCGGTGGCGGCGCAGTGCGCGCAGTTGCGGATGCTGCGCTACCTGGTCGACGGCGGACCGCAGGTGGTCGCCACGCTCGTGGAGCTACGCGCCGACCAGGAGGCGGACCGCTGGTCTGCAGAATGGCCGGAAGTTCCTGCCGATTTCCTCCGGGACGCGATCAACTCCGTTGCACCGCAGCGCTATTGA
- a CDS encoding helix-turn-helix transcriptional regulator, protein MLDRLVVALAAGESRALVVRGEAGVGKTALLDHLATSAAACRVVRTSGVQAEMELAFAGLHQLCLPLMEHLERLPDPQREALSTALGMTTGPAPDRFLAGLAVLNLLSYAAEERPLLCLVDDEQWLDRASAQVLAFVARRLVAESVGLVFAARVPTDALAGLPALVVNGLRGTDARVLLESALVGPIDPRIRDQIIAETGGNPLALLELPRGLSAEQLAGGFGLPEAVRLSGDVEAAFRARIDTLPAESARLLLVAAADPTGDVALMWRAAGLLGLDVEAAAPVVDAELASFTSRVRFRHPLVRSAAYRSAVPADRRDVHRALAAATDDGTDPDRRAWHRALAAVGPDENVAADLERSAARAQARGGVGAAAAFLERAAMLSADPSQRAERALAAASAKIQAGAFDAASDLLALAESGSLSEVQKARTELIRGRIAFVTNRGSEAPPLLLAAADKLMDVDVPLARKTYLEAMTAAMFVGRLAVGAGVVEIARTLQADPRPQAGDSPADLLLDWLVVQFSLGYVAGVPWLRRALAAFSADTSTDKHRRWIFLAGTAAHFGWDDARLDMLTAHHVDEARAAGALSDVPLALSARAIALVFFGDLEGAASVVDELQAAMEATGSRLAPYAELGVAALRGQRDRASALIESTVAEVTARGEGNGLTVARWAEAVLHNGHGDYHKALVAAQQAAHFPPELGASNWSLPELIEAAARTGAVGVAENAMSRLEQMAAASATPWALGLAARSRALISDGDAAENSYREAIDRLTGTRVRAELARAHLVYGEWLRRERRRSEARAQLRTAHTMFVEMGMAAFAERARRELNAVGDTPHKIDSVVDSQQLTAQEAQVARMARDGLSNAEIGARLFISARTVQYHLSKVFTKLGITSRAHLDRVLP, encoded by the coding sequence ATGCTGGACAGATTGGTCGTCGCGCTGGCCGCGGGTGAGAGCCGTGCGCTGGTGGTCCGCGGGGAAGCGGGCGTGGGCAAGACCGCGCTGCTCGACCATCTGGCGACGTCGGCGGCGGCGTGCCGTGTTGTCCGTACCTCGGGAGTCCAGGCCGAGATGGAGCTCGCCTTCGCGGGCCTGCACCAGTTGTGCCTTCCGCTGATGGAACACTTGGAGCGGCTGCCCGACCCCCAACGGGAGGCGCTGAGTACCGCGCTGGGGATGACGACCGGACCCGCGCCGGACCGCTTCCTCGCCGGCCTCGCCGTGCTCAATCTCTTGTCGTATGCCGCTGAGGAACGACCGCTGTTGTGTCTGGTGGATGACGAGCAGTGGCTGGACCGAGCATCCGCTCAGGTGCTGGCGTTTGTTGCGCGGCGACTGGTGGCCGAGTCGGTGGGGCTGGTGTTCGCCGCGCGTGTCCCCACTGATGCGCTGGCCGGTTTGCCCGCGCTCGTGGTCAACGGTCTGCGCGGTACTGATGCGCGCGTGCTGTTGGAGTCGGCGTTGGTGGGACCGATCGATCCACGCATTCGAGATCAGATCATCGCTGAGACCGGCGGCAACCCGCTGGCCCTGTTGGAGCTGCCCAGGGGACTGTCGGCCGAGCAGTTGGCGGGCGGTTTCGGACTGCCTGAGGCGGTGCGGTTGTCCGGCGATGTCGAGGCGGCGTTCCGCGCGAGGATCGACACGCTGCCCGCGGAGTCGGCGCGGTTGTTGCTGGTGGCGGCCGCTGATCCGACCGGTGATGTGGCGTTGATGTGGCGCGCGGCGGGGTTACTCGGCCTCGACGTCGAGGCCGCGGCGCCGGTGGTTGATGCCGAACTGGCGTCGTTCACCAGCCGGGTGCGCTTCCGGCATCCTTTGGTGCGCTCGGCGGCCTACCGCTCGGCGGTGCCCGCGGACCGCCGGGACGTGCATCGCGCGCTCGCCGCCGCCACCGATGACGGGACCGACCCGGACCGGCGGGCCTGGCATCGCGCGCTTGCCGCGGTGGGGCCTGATGAGAACGTTGCCGCCGATCTGGAGCGGTCCGCGGCGCGGGCCCAGGCCCGTGGCGGTGTCGGTGCCGCGGCGGCCTTCCTGGAACGCGCGGCCATGTTGTCGGCGGACCCGTCGCAGCGGGCCGAACGCGCCCTGGCCGCGGCGTCGGCGAAGATCCAGGCCGGTGCTTTCGATGCCGCATCCGATTTGCTCGCGCTGGCCGAAAGTGGCTCGCTCAGCGAAGTGCAGAAGGCCCGGACAGAGCTGATTCGCGGTCGAATCGCCTTCGTGACGAATCGAGGTAGTGAAGCTCCGCCACTGCTGTTGGCGGCGGCCGACAAGCTCATGGACGTTGATGTGCCACTGGCCCGTAAGACCTATCTGGAGGCGATGACCGCGGCGATGTTCGTGGGGCGGTTGGCCGTCGGCGCCGGTGTTGTCGAGATCGCCCGGACCTTACAGGCCGATCCGCGTCCGCAGGCGGGTGACAGCCCAGCAGATCTGCTGCTGGATTGGCTGGTTGTCCAGTTCAGCCTTGGCTACGTCGCGGGGGTTCCGTGGTTACGTCGCGCGTTGGCTGCCTTCAGCGCTGACACGTCCACCGACAAGCACCGCCGGTGGATTTTCCTCGCCGGGACGGCGGCCCACTTCGGTTGGGATGACGCCAGGTTGGACATGTTGACGGCCCACCACGTCGATGAGGCTCGCGCGGCAGGCGCGCTCAGCGACGTCCCGCTGGCTCTGAGTGCCCGGGCCATTGCGCTGGTCTTCTTCGGCGATCTGGAAGGCGCAGCGTCGGTAGTCGACGAGTTGCAGGCCGCGATGGAAGCCACCGGAAGCCGTCTTGCTCCGTACGCCGAGTTGGGTGTTGCCGCGCTGCGCGGCCAGCGGGACCGGGCTTCAGCCCTGATCGAGTCCACGGTGGCGGAGGTGACCGCACGCGGAGAGGGGAACGGACTGACTGTGGCGCGGTGGGCGGAGGCAGTGCTCCACAACGGCCACGGCGACTATCACAAAGCTCTGGTCGCAGCCCAGCAGGCGGCACACTTCCCTCCGGAGTTGGGAGCGTCGAACTGGTCGCTACCAGAACTCATCGAGGCGGCGGCCCGCACCGGTGCGGTAGGGGTCGCCGAGAATGCCATGAGCCGCCTCGAACAGATGGCAGCGGCAAGCGCAACGCCGTGGGCGTTGGGGTTGGCCGCGCGGTCGCGGGCGCTGATCAGCGATGGTGACGCGGCCGAAAACAGCTATCGCGAGGCGATCGACCGATTGACCGGTACCCGAGTACGCGCCGAACTGGCCCGCGCACACCTGGTGTACGGGGAGTGGCTACGCCGCGAACGCCGCCGCAGCGAGGCGCGTGCGCAGCTACGCACGGCGCACACCATGTTCGTTGAGATGGGGATGGCTGCCTTCGCCGAACGCGCGCGGCGAGAACTCAACGCGGTCGGCGATACACCGCACAAGATCGATTCGGTCGTCGACAGCCAGCAACTCACCGCGCAGGAGGCGCAGGTTGCGCGGATGGCCAGGGATGGGCTGTCCAATGCCGAGATCGGCGCACGGCTGTTCATCAGTGCCCGCACCGTGCAGTACCACCTCAGCAAGGTGTTCACGAAGTTGGGGATCACGTCGCGCGCGCACCTCGACCGCGTGCTGCCCTAA
- a CDS encoding carbohydrate ABC transporter permease, with product MTEHVATRHSWRDRLGHSEHAAGWTLVSPAVALIGVFGLLPVLMSLTLSFQHSDLLTPETPWVGLENYRKLADDPVFVDAIKHTIIYTALFVPGTMIVGLLVAAALNRSVRFISVYRTAAYITMAVSTISQGIIFLWLTDRDYGLVNAALNAVGVSSQPFLASPSQALYVIVAMTIWGWTGFSVIVYLAALQGVPAELHEAAAIDGASAFTRFRTITVPLLGPANIFLVVWLTINALQLFDEVYATTRGGPLRATTVIVYYLWDRAFVQFDAGYAAAMAYVLFVVILVITAVQFRLARRYVHT from the coding sequence ATGACCGAACACGTCGCCACTCGACACTCCTGGCGTGACCGCCTCGGTCACTCCGAACACGCGGCGGGCTGGACGTTGGTGAGCCCGGCAGTTGCGCTGATCGGCGTGTTCGGTCTGCTGCCGGTGCTCATGTCGCTGACGCTGTCGTTTCAGCACTCCGATCTGCTGACACCGGAAACCCCGTGGGTGGGACTGGAGAACTACCGCAAGCTGGCCGACGATCCGGTGTTCGTCGACGCGATCAAGCACACCATCATCTACACCGCGCTCTTCGTCCCGGGGACGATGATCGTCGGGTTGCTGGTGGCGGCGGCGCTGAACCGCTCGGTGCGGTTCATCTCGGTGTACCGGACCGCGGCGTACATCACGATGGCGGTGTCGACGATCTCGCAGGGCATCATCTTCCTGTGGCTGACCGACCGTGACTACGGTCTGGTCAATGCGGCCCTCAACGCCGTCGGCGTGTCGTCACAGCCGTTCCTGGCATCGCCGTCACAGGCGCTGTATGTGATCGTCGCGATGACGATCTGGGGATGGACCGGATTCTCGGTGATCGTGTATCTGGCTGCGCTGCAGGGTGTTCCCGCCGAGTTGCACGAGGCCGCGGCGATCGACGGCGCCTCCGCGTTCACCCGGTTCCGCACCATCACGGTGCCGCTGCTCGGGCCGGCGAACATCTTCCTCGTGGTCTGGCTGACCATCAACGCGCTGCAGTTGTTCGACGAGGTCTACGCCACCACGCGCGGTGGGCCGCTGCGTGCCACCACCGTCATCGTGTACTACCTGTGGGACCGCGCCTTCGTGCAGTTCGACGCCGGGTACGCCGCGGCGATGGCCTACGTGCTGTTCGTCGTCATCCTGGTGATCACCGCTGTCCAGTTCCGTCTCGCACGGAGGTACGTGCACACATGA
- a CDS encoding carbohydrate ABC transporter permease, translated as MTTTPHIAAPVAEAAAPVSDRGSAPTPRKGLRLPFSPWHLVLIPVTFLLILPLLWMLVTSLQTEGEANRFPPVLLPESPRFENYSEAWATAPFGHFFLNSFAVTGVVLVSNLVVCSLAGYAFARIRFLGRGALFVTLMATLMVPFQVTMIPVFLIVKWFGDNVWEGLGIDHIGALMLPNLATAFGIFFLRQFFLTVPVELEDAARVDGTSRLGVLFKIILPLSLPALSTLAALTVLTSWNDFLWPLIVITSQDQMTVPLGLSYFQGAHRVKWPLLMAANVMSLLPMLLVFIGAQRYFVQSVASTGLKG; from the coding sequence ATGACGACGACACCACACATCGCCGCGCCGGTGGCCGAAGCGGCCGCACCCGTGAGCGACCGCGGGTCGGCGCCGACGCCCCGCAAAGGTCTGCGATTGCCGTTCAGCCCTTGGCATCTGGTGCTCATCCCGGTCACGTTCCTGCTCATCCTGCCGCTGCTGTGGATGCTGGTGACGTCGTTGCAGACCGAAGGCGAGGCCAACCGCTTCCCGCCGGTGCTGCTGCCGGAGAGCCCCCGGTTCGAGAACTACTCCGAGGCCTGGGCCACCGCGCCCTTCGGGCACTTCTTCCTCAACAGCTTCGCGGTGACCGGTGTGGTGTTGGTGAGCAATCTCGTCGTCTGCAGCCTCGCCGGCTACGCGTTCGCCCGTATCCGGTTCCTCGGCCGGGGAGCGCTTTTCGTGACGCTGATGGCCACGCTGATGGTGCCGTTCCAGGTGACCATGATCCCGGTGTTCCTGATCGTCAAATGGTTCGGCGACAACGTGTGGGAGGGCCTGGGCATCGACCACATCGGCGCGCTGATGCTGCCGAACCTGGCGACCGCGTTCGGCATCTTCTTCCTGCGGCAGTTCTTCCTGACCGTGCCGGTAGAACTCGAAGACGCCGCACGGGTGGACGGAACGTCGCGGTTGGGCGTGTTGTTCAAGATCATCCTGCCGCTGTCGCTGCCGGCTTTGTCGACATTGGCCGCGCTGACCGTGCTGACGTCGTGGAACGATTTCCTGTGGCCGCTGATCGTGATCACCTCGCAGGACCAGATGACAGTTCCGTTGGGCCTCAGCTATTTCCAGGGCGCACACCGGGTCAAATGGCCGCTGCTGATGGCGGCCAACGTGATGAGTTTGTTGCCGATGCTGCTGGTGTTCATCGGGGCGCAGCGGTATTTCGTGCAGTCCGTGGCCAGCACCGGCCTCAAGGGCTGA
- a CDS encoding MspA family porin has protein sequence MTAFKRVLIAMISALLAATTGLFVSAGTSHAGLDNELSLVDGQDRTLTIQQWDTFLNGVFPLDRNRLTREWFHSGRAKYIVAGPGADEFEGTLELGYQIGFPWSLGVGINFSYTTPNILIDDGNITQPPFGLESVITPNLFPGVSISADLGNGPGIQEVATFSVDVSGPAGGVAVSNAHGTVTGAAGGVLLRPFARLIASTGDSVTTYGEPWNMN, from the coding sequence ATGACGGCATTCAAGCGGGTGCTGATCGCGATGATTTCCGCGTTGCTCGCAGCCACGACGGGGTTGTTCGTGAGCGCGGGCACTTCCCACGCGGGTCTGGACAACGAGCTGAGCCTCGTCGACGGCCAGGACAGAACCCTGACGATCCAACAGTGGGACACCTTCCTCAACGGTGTGTTCCCGCTGGACCGCAACCGGTTGACCCGTGAGTGGTTCCACTCCGGCCGGGCCAAGTACATCGTGGCAGGCCCGGGTGCCGACGAGTTCGAGGGCACCCTGGAGCTGGGTTACCAGATCGGCTTCCCCTGGTCGCTGGGTGTGGGCATCAACTTCAGCTACACCACCCCGAACATCCTGATCGACGACGGCAACATCACCCAGCCGCCGTTCGGCCTCGAGTCGGTCATCACCCCGAACCTGTTCCCCGGCGTGTCGATCTCGGCCGACCTGGGCAACGGTCCGGGTATCCAGGAGGTCGCGACGTTCTCGGTGGATGTGTCGGGTCCGGCCGGTGGTGTGGCGGTGTCCAACGCGCACGGCACCGTGACCGGTGCGGCCGGCGGTGTGCTGCTGCGTCCGTTCGCCCGGCTGATCGCCTCGACCGGTGACTCGGTCACCACCTACGGCGAGCCCTGGAACATGAACTGA